DNA sequence from the Sulfurimonas sediminis genome:
TGTATAAAAAGCCGCAGCCAAACGAATGCCATTTAATGTAGCTGTTTCATACTTGAGATGGCCACCTAAAACAGTAGCATCTCTGTATGTATCTGCTCCTGAACCTCCTTGGTATTGTCTGTCCACATAAAACATTCTAATCTGACCGCTTGTTGTTCCTTTTAGAAACATATCTTTTATATCATCAGAAAGAACATGCACCTCTGGTGTCTCTGTAATACCATGCTTTAATTTTATATTCACGCCGTCATAATCAGCATATACACTTGTCACCAATGCTGTAACAAACATACTTAATGCAATTTTTTTCATATATACCTCCACTGTTTGATAAGGTAATCATAAATCCAAAACATAGCATTAACGTAGCAATTCATATTTTTTACACAAAATCAAAATCTAATCTCTGCTGTGTATCAATAGGTAACAATCTAAACTTCACTTATTTTTCGATCATATACCCCATGCCTCTGACATTAACAATAATATCTTCATGAAGTACTTTTTTCAGCCTGTTAATCTCTGCTCTTATGGTTGCATTGTCTACAATTTGTTCATCCCATACATATATACGAAACTGTTCAAAATCGACTATTCTGCTTCTGTTCCTGGCTAAAATATCTATAATCTGTGATTGTTTTTTTGTAAGAATCTGGGGAGTATTCTGAAACAAAAGCGTATTGTTTTCCTGATCATACATATAGTTTTTTGAAAGCCTGAGAAAAACCAGAGGAATATCTTTGTCTGTCAAAATTCTGTCAATTTTCAAAGCAAGCTCTTTTAAATGAAAAGGTTTTTTCAAGTAATCATAGCATCCCAGATCATAGGCACGGGAGATATCTTCTATATCTACCAGGGCACTGATATAAATGCTAGGCGTATGAATTTTGATTGCATGAAGTTTTTCCAAAAGTGTCAATCCGTCTATATTTGGTACAGAGATATCCAAGATCAATAAATCATAGTCGTCTTTTTGAAGATTTTCAAATGCTTCAAGACCGTCTGTAAAACTTACAACAATATGCCCCTGCTCCTGCAGATACTCCTGTATAGATTCGTTTAACATTATTTCATCTTCCAGTAAAAGAATTTTCATTATTCACCCATCATTTTAAATTTGTATTCAAATGTAGTCAGTTTGTCAGTGGATGCTATATCTATGCGCACATTGTCTTCTTCACAAATATTTTTCACCAACTGCAGCCCCAATCCAAATCCTTTGACATTGTTGTTTTCTCTGTAGTATGCATCAAAAATTTTCTCCGGATTTTTTATAATTTTAGACTTGCTTGCTACACTAAACATCACATCTGCTCCTGTTTGCTTTACATGTAAGAAGACTGTTTCCTCTGGCAAAGTGTATTTGATGGCATTTGTAATAGTATTGTCTACAATACGCTGAAGTTTTGTTTCATTAAAATAAATATAAACCTTGTCCAAATCACTGCTGTATTCAAAATCAATTTTAGCCAGATGTGCAACATCTCTGAAAAACTCTATCCGCATGCTGAGATACGAAACCAGTTCAATTGAGACTTTGGGATACGGCACCTGATCTTTTTTTACAAGATAACTCAAATCATCATATATATTAAATATATTTTTTGCAGCTGCTTCTATTTTGGACAATTGTCTGTCTTTTTTATTTTTCATTTCATACAGTTCTATACTTGTCAAAATAACACTCAGAGGCGTATTTGTTTCGTGCACAGTGTAGCGTAAAAACTCTTTTTGTGCGGCAAGTATCTCCTCTGAAAACTTTTTCTCTTCTAAAAGTTTTGCATTTGCCTCTTCCAAATACAATGTTTTCTTTTGTACCTTTTTTTCAAGAATAAGATTGATCTCTTTTAATGATAGCTTTTGCTGATTTATTGTCTTTACCATTTCATTTGCATACAGAACCATCTCTTTAAATTCTTTAAAAAAAATTTCATCAGGACTCAGCAATGCTTCTTTGTGTGCCGCATTTTTAAAAAAATTCAAAAACCGATGCATATCATTTTGAATCAACGCATAAAATATCTTATACAATCCAAGCATGATTGCAAAAAGTATAAAAGAGAGTGTCACAATAGCTAAAGTATTTTTCACCAGAAGGCTTTTGAGCTGTTTTTGTGTATCTCCGTAATCAGCCACACTGTGTTCTTGCTTGTAGATCGTTTTTTCATAATCCTGATAATTTTCTTTTATCAGCAAATAGGCAAATATAATAACAAAGACCAATATAACAACAGTTGTAACAGTATTGGCTTGCTTGATAGTCCAAGATGTAAATCTCTTCTTTTGCATTTTTTATCCCTATTTTTCTCAACAAAATTATACCGCTTTTAAGTACTTAATTTTAAAAATACAAGATATATTTATAAAGTTTAACTATAATAACAAAAAAATAAAATAAAGAGGTTTATATGTTTGGAAAATCACAACTCAAAGAATACAATTTAAGCGAAGAAGAATTAAAAAAACTGCAATATGCAAAAATCGTAACAAACAAAGGCGATATCTGGATTAAACTTTATCCGGAGGAAACACCAAATACCGTTGCAAACTTTGCACATTTGGCACAAACAGGATTTTATGACAACCTTAGTTTTCACCGTGTTATTCCTGGTTTTATGGCACAGGGCGGTTGTCCGCAGGGAACTGGAACAGGTGGTCCGGGCTGGTCTATTGCATGTGAGACTGACAAAAATACGCACAAACATGTCAAAGGAACACTTTCTATGGCACATGCCGGGCAAAACACAGGCGGAAGCCAGTTCTTTATCTGTTTTGTGCCGTGTCCGCATTTAGATGGTGTCCATACAGTTTTTGGCGGAATTGAAGAAAATGACGCTGAGAGTTTTGCGGTTTTAGATTCAATTGAAGGGCAGGACGAAATAAAAACTATAGAGATTCACGAAAAAAGAGACTAGTTTTAAATAACTTTATTTATTTACATGTAAGCTTGTAAACTTTTTCGGAACCGGTACTTTAGTGCCGGCTTTGTGTTTTTAAAGACTA
Encoded proteins:
- a CDS encoding response regulator transcription factor; translation: MKILLLEDEIMLNESIQEYLQEQGHIVVSFTDGLEAFENLQKDDYDLLILDISVPNIDGLTLLEKLHAIKIHTPSIYISALVDIEDISRAYDLGCYDYLKKPFHLKELALKIDRILTDKDIPLVFLRLSKNYMYDQENNTLLFQNTPQILTKKQSQIIDILARNRSRIVDFEQFRIYVWDEQIVDNATIRAEINRLKKVLHEDIIVNVRGMGYMIEK
- a CDS encoding peptidylprolyl isomerase, producing the protein MFGKSQLKEYNLSEEELKKLQYAKIVTNKGDIWIKLYPEETPNTVANFAHLAQTGFYDNLSFHRVIPGFMAQGGCPQGTGTGGPGWSIACETDKNTHKHVKGTLSMAHAGQNTGGSQFFICFVPCPHLDGVHTVFGGIEENDAESFAVLDSIEGQDEIKTIEIHEKRD
- a CDS encoding sensor histidine kinase, with product MQKKRFTSWTIKQANTVTTVVILVFVIIFAYLLIKENYQDYEKTIYKQEHSVADYGDTQKQLKSLLVKNTLAIVTLSFILFAIMLGLYKIFYALIQNDMHRFLNFFKNAAHKEALLSPDEIFFKEFKEMVLYANEMVKTINQQKLSLKEINLILEKKVQKKTLYLEEANAKLLEEKKFSEEILAAQKEFLRYTVHETNTPLSVILTSIELYEMKNKKDRQLSKIEAAAKNIFNIYDDLSYLVKKDQVPYPKVSIELVSYLSMRIEFFRDVAHLAKIDFEYSSDLDKVYIYFNETKLQRIVDNTITNAIKYTLPEETVFLHVKQTGADVMFSVASKSKIIKNPEKIFDAYYRENNNVKGFGLGLQLVKNICEEDNVRIDIASTDKLTTFEYKFKMMGE